GATGATCAAAGCGAAGAGCATCTTTTTTTGCCAATGTGTCTGAATGACTGTCATTGCGAGCGAAGCGAAGCAATCGCCTGAAATTAAGCGCCTGAGTGCCAGGCGATTGCCACGTCGCTGCGCTCCTCGCAATGACAACGATTAAGTTAGTTGCTGAATGGTGGATTCCTAGCTGTTCGCGGACGTTTTCCGTCAACATGGGTCGGCAGAGACGCCGACCTCCACCAGGAAAGTTGAAAGTGGATGCTCTTATTTTAACGCCTATCGGGGTTAGAGGGGATTTTCGTCAAACTTTGAAAGCAAATCGGTATTATGCATGTATAAAGTGCATAATATCCGGAATTCTTGTTCCTCTCGATCGGGGAAGGGATTGCTCGATTCGGAGATTCGTGAGCTATGAATCCCGTAGGCGGTGTGCGTGCTACGCAAGAAAGTTCTGTTAGAGTAGAAACAGGTGAAATCGGCTCTGTAAAACAACCACACGATCATGCTCCAGCACTTGCCTTGTGAATCCTGACAAACGTATTCGCTAAAAGTGGGTGAGAAGCAACATACAGAGGACCAGTCTCGGAGAATTGCCATCTTTTCCATCAATATACAGAGATAAAAAAATGAATGAACTTGCCGATCCAAAGCAACGGGGTCCCAAAAAGACCAGAAAATGGGTGCTCATTGCAGACAAAGTCTCGGACAGAGTCATAACCGTCGGGGGCATCCTGGTAATTGGCGCTGTTTTAGGGATGATGGTGTTCCTCGTTTGGGAGGTATTACCGCTGTTTAAGAAAGGGACTATTGAGTCCCAGACGTTCTTCAAGCCATCGGCAGATCCGAACCCAACTCTCGCTGCCGCGATTGATGATTATGACACCATAGCCGTTTCCATAGATAACGACGGCAAACTGGCCGTTTGGCATCCTACAACAGGAACTCCCCTCCAAGGACGTGCGTTTGATTTCAATGGTAAGAAACTCTCTTCTTTTGCCACAACACTGGACAATGTTCATTTTGCTTTCGGGTTCTCGGACGGAACCGTGCGGTTCGGGCGTATTTGGTTCAAGAATGACATAATTGCTAATGACGATGTACCGAAGGACCTCAAAAAACTTGACGAATTCAGCCGTACGGATGGAAATGCCGTTTTCACGAAGATTTCCGCCGGTCAGTCTCGTAAAGTCTCTCTTCAGACTGAACTGGAAGAAGAGATAAAAGTTTCCGAAGACGGGAAACCGATTTCGCACCTTGATTACGACCTGAGCACAGTGGGGGAGCGCCCGAAAAAAGTCGTAGCTACTCTGGATGCAGATGGAAACGCGACTGTAAGCATCTCAGAGACCAAAATGAATCTTTTTACTCAAACGACTTCCGTCAAAACGGATAAGATCGTTTTACCGTCACTTCCACAGGGTACCGAGATTACCAATGTCCTCACGAACGAACGAGGCGATCAGGCTTTCTTCATTGATAAGAAAGGAAAGATTCTACGCTATAACATCCAGGATTCCGACAAACCTTTTTTGGCCGAGACAGTGCAGATAGGTAAGGAAATCACTGCCAGCACTTTTTTAATGGGTGATACATCACTGGTCATTGGCGGATCGGACGGTTCTGTTTCCATATACTTTGTGCTGCAAAGGGATGTATCAGGCAGCCGCGATGGGATGACCCTCGTCAAGGCTCGCGAATTCTCTCCCCATACATCGGCTGTTACCCGGATTGCAGTGAGTCAGAGAGGTAAGACGTTTGCCACCTGTGATGCACGCGGAGAAATCTGGCTCAGGCATGGCACGAGCATGAAAACCATTTTGAAGGTACCGCCCAGGACCGGCGATGTGTTGTGGGAAGCTTTGACTCTGGCTCCCAGGATGAACGGATTGCTGGCAGTCGCGAGTGACGGAGTGGCGGGCTTCTGGCAATTGGATGCAGCCCACCCGGAAGTATCGCTGCATACCTTGTTCGGAAAAGTGTGGTACGAAGGATATCCGGAGCCCAGTTACACGTGGCAGTCCAGTGGTGCAACCGATGCATTCGAGCCCAAGTTGTCTCTGGTTCCTTTGATTTTCGGTACGCTGAAAGCTACCCTGTATTCACTTTTGTTTGCCATACCTATAGCGTTGCTGGGGGCAATCTATACGTCCGAATTCCTTCCCAGTAATGTTCGGGGCAAAGTGAAACCCGTTATGGAGATCATGGCGAGCATCCCTTCGGTCGTTCTGGGATTTGTGGCGGCTCTCGTCCTGGCTCCAATTGTGGAAAACTGGATTGCAGCAGTACTGTTATCTTTTCTCGTGCTCCCGATGATGCTCGTGCTCGCAGCATTTTTGTGGCAATTGGCTCCCACCTGGATTGCTGTGAGACTCGATGGATTACCGAAATTCGGTGTAATGTTTCTTGTGGTGGGACTCGGTCTATACGTCACGTATCTGATGGGACCGGTCATGGAGAACCTTTTCTTTGACGGGAGTTTTAAATTGTGGCTCAACGGATCGGGCAGCCCGGTTCCGATTCTTTTTGTTCTGTGTCTTCCGTTCACATCGGTTTTCATAAGCTGGTCTTTTTCCCGGTTTTTCGGATTTCGCTTCAGCGGCTATATGCGGACTCTTGTGGAGTATAAGGCTGCTCTTTTGGATCTTTTTCGGTGGTTGGGTATCGCCTTTCTTTCTGCAGCCCTGGCGTACACTGCTGCGCTCATTCTGACTGCACTGGGAGCGGATCCTCGTCCCGGACTGCTCGGCACATACGTCCAGAGAAATACGCTGATTATCGGTTTTGCCATGGGATTCACCGTGATTCCCATTATCTACACACTTGCCGAAGATGCGTTGAATGCTGTGCCCGACCATCTGCGTTCTGCGAGTTTCGGGTGTGGTGCCACTCCGTGGCAAACAGCCCTGTGGATAATCCTCCCCACTGCTTTAAGCGGAGTTTTCTCCGCCATCATGATTGGGATGGGCCGTGCTGTGGGCGAGACGATGATTGTCGTCATGGCTGCCGGGAACACGCCACTTATCGACATGAATATCTTCAGCGGCTTGAGAGCACTTTCTGCCAATATTGCCGTTGAATTACCCGAAGCCCCCAAGGACGGCACTCTGTACAGAGTTCTTTTCTTAACAGCGCTCGTGCTATTTGCCATGACATCGGTCATCAACACGGCTGCAGAGTTGGTACGGCTCCGATTCAGAAAGCGAGCCATGTCGCTTTGAGGAAGAATGCATGAACATCATAAAATCTGCCACGGCATTTGAGGACCGAAACACCAGTGCCGTGACCGAACATGCGGGTCCGGAGACTCGGAAAGTATCGATTCCCACAACGACAACGAAAGACGGCGGCTCTGAGGATCGTATCGAACCGAGAGTCCCGAAGCGATCGCTGATATGGGATTTCAAGGCCCGAGGAGAACCGTTCCTTTGGGGACTGGGTGGGGCGCTCGCTATCGGCATGCTTATGATTGTCGGCTTCATCAGTCTGATTCTCTATAACGGGGTGCCGACTTTCTACCCGAAGCCGATTGAGGCCGTAAGACTCAAGGATGGCACAGCAGTAGCAGGAGAAATTACCCGCTGGGAAACCTTTAAACCGGAACCCGAGTTTCTGGCTAAGCTGGACGAAGAAGCAAAAGCAAAGATCGCCGCGTCCGGCGGTATGATGAAGCGGATTCTCTTCAGGACCGGCAACTTTGATCTGTACAACGAAGATTTCAGGTGGGTTCTTCAGCAGGATATTGCCGAAAAAAGCAATCCTTCAGACATCTTCTTTGTAGAGCGGGTCGAATGGGGGCCTTTTATCGGCACCGTGGAATCCATGAACCTCAATGGCAATGAAATTGACAAGCCCAACATTACGAGAGAATTACTGAATGAGCAGCAGGCCTTAGCAGCAGGCCGTCGTGACCGCATTCGAGATATCGAAAGAAACGAAATCGGCTCCATCAACACTTTGCTCGAAAAAGAAAGACTCAAGCTCAGAAAAGCCGAGTTACGATTCGGTAAGGAAAGTCCCGAATACCATAGGGCGCGAGACGTCTATCAAAGGGAGGCGCAAAAGCTTGAGACTCAATACAGGGATTTGTCCAAAGAAGCTGTAGTAGTAAAAGAGAAAGATGCCAAATTCACGATTACGTTCGCCGATGTTTCCGGAAAGAAAGTTACCATGCGTCTGTCGCAAATCGTGAATTTGTACCCGGCTAATATTCTGACGACAGGCGAAAAACTCAAAGTATACTTTGCCAGATGGTGGGAATTTCTGACTCAAGAGCCTCGGGAAGCAAACACGGAAGGCGGAGTCATGCCGGCAATTTTCGGGACTTTCTGCATGACCGTGCTCATGGCCTTGGCCGTTGCTCCCTTTGGAGTTATTGCCGCCCTATATCTGAGAGAATACGCAAAACAGGGACGTCTGGTATCTATTGTGCGTATCTCCGTTAATAATCTCGCCGGAGTACCATCCATTGTGTATGGCGTGTTCGGGCTCGGATTTTTTGCATATCTGGTTGGAGGATCGTTAGACAATCTTTTCTACCCCGAAAGACTCCCTTCACCCACGTATGGCACGGGAGGACTCCTTTGGGCGTCACTTACTCTCGCTCTCCTTACGGTTCCTGTTGTCATCGTCGCCACAGAGGAAGCACTGGCCGCAGTGCCGCAATCCATGCGAGAGGGCTCACTGGCTTGTGGAGCTTCCAAATGGCAGACGATCAAATGGATCGTCCTGCCGAGAGCTATGCCGGGAATTATGACCGGTCTCATCCTGGCCATGGCAAGGGGGGCCGGTGAAGTCGCCCCATTGATGCTGATCGGAGTCGTCAAAATGGCCCCTGAATTGCCGATCGATCACTTCTTCCCATACATACACCTGGAGAGAAGCTTTATGCATCTCGGCTTCCACATCTATGACGTGGGCTTTCAATCCAGGAACTCTGAAGCGGCAAAACCAATGGTGTTTGTGACCACGTTGCTGCTTATAGCTCTGGTATTTGCGATGAATGCGGCCAGTATCATGATCAGAAACAGGTTGAAACGAAAATTCTACGCGGGACATTTTTAGGAGACATTCATGATGGGACGATCGGACGATAGCAACGGGACTGTGTACCATGTTCGTCCCGGACCTCAAGGGTCGTTGCTGTCAATTGAGGATTTCTCACTGTGGTACGGCCAGGCGCAGGCTCTTTTCGACATAAACATGAAGGTTGAAAAGGGTTTGGTAACTGCTTTGATCGGACCTTCCGGATGCGGAAAATCAACCCTGCTTCGCGCGATAAACCGGATGAACGACCTTATTGCAGGACTCAGCACCGGGGGCAACATTTATCTGGATTCTCTTGATATCTACGGCAGGGACGTGGACGTGATCGGTCTGCGCAAAGTAATGGGGATGGTTTTTCAGAAACCGAACCCGTTTCCCATGTCTATTGCCGATAATGTTTCGTATCCATTGAGAGTGGATGGTATTCGAGACAGAAGAACTCTCCTGGAAACCGTGGAAAAAGCCCTCAAAGGAGCGGCTCTCTGGGACGAAGTCAAAGATCGACTGCATGAAAACGCTTTGGGGCTGTCAGGCGGACAACAGCAACGCTTGTGCATAGCTCGGGCCATTGCCGGAGATCCCGAGGTTCTGCTCATGGATGAACCATGCTCTGCACTGGACCCGGTGGCTACGTCAAAGATCGAAGATCTTATCGATGAACTCAGGGGCCGTTATTCCATAGTGATTGTCACGCACAACATGCAGCAAGCTGCGAGAGTATCAGATAATACAGCATTTATGTACCTCGGGAAATTGATCGAATACGGGGAAACTTCCGTTATTTTCACAAATCCCAAGGTCGAAAAAACCATGGAGTACGTTACCGGCCGTTTCGGTTAATCGGGAGCGGCTCGATCAAGTTATAGCAGTGCCAAAATTAGTGTCCGATTGAAGATAAGGGATATTGGTGGGTGCCGTGCCTCCGTGCCGGCACACATTCAATATAATCAATGATATCAATAGAATGGATCGGCAGAGAGAGACTGTCTCAAAATTCTCGAATGCACAAAAGGCGTGCCACGATTCATCATCCTTGTAGGGGCAGGTCTCGTACCTGCCCTCCCGCAATGACCGGCACGGAGGCCGGTCACTACCGGGCACCCACGAGAGGCGCCCCTACAATCAGGCCGTGAAGATGATGAGAACTTCGTGCCACGATTTGGGAGAAATTTCGACTTTTGAGACACTCTCGGGACGCTGGGACGCCGGTCCCCACTAGTATCTTGTCTTGGAGCATGGGATAAACGTCAGAATTTTCGGCAACCCCCACAGCTATAAAGCTACAACGAAACATAAGAATCCTCTGCAACCTCGCCCGTGGCTTCGCCTCGGGTGAAGTAGAGGCTCCGAGCACATGTTTTTGTCTATTGGAGTGGGCGACTTATCTCCCCCTCCAAGCCTCCCTCATCGTGTCCCGAGAGATACCAATGCGCTTTCATACGCGTAACATCGGGAAGCCGATCAGTCGCCCACTCCGATGGATCTCCTCCGCTACGCACGGCGTAGCCTGACTTCGCTGAGGAGACCCGCCGGAGCGGGCTTCAGCATTGTGGTATGAAGTAGGCGCAGGCCGGCCCCCTCTACTTGTCGTGACCGATGATCTTGCTCAGGCTTTTATCCAGGATGACTACTGCCGTTTGCTCCCAGGAGTCCTCGCCGGGCTAAAGCGCGCCGCACATTGTTCCCATGGGTCCCGACCAAATCCCCAATTTCTTTCCAACGGAACCCTTTTTGCCAGAGGTTTATGGCTCTATCCAGGTCCCATCGCATGTTTGGAGTGGGTCTCGGGTTGTGCAATTTATGGCGCACAAAATGATGCCTGACGGTTCCCGGAGACAACCCCAATTTCTTGTCAATTTCGACCCATTTGAGTCCTTGCTGCCGGAGTTGCTTGGCAGTCCCCACATCCCAGGTCACATGCCGACCGCTTCTTGTGTTTAACGGCCGCCAGCCCCTGTTCTTGAATCCCGAGCGGATGAGGTCTTGTGGCAAGTTCATAATTTGCGCTATTTCGTAAATAGCCTTGCCCTGATCTGCCAAGCTCTTGGCGCGATCCATATCCCAGCGCGGTCTGAAGCCACGCCTGTCAGGAATAATTTTGAAACCACGGCAACGAAGAGCATCATATACCTGCTCACGTTTGAGATGCATGATTTCCGCGATTTCACGACATGTTTTGCCTTGGTTGAGCAGTTCCAAAGCGCGATTCAGATCCCACTGGAGTTTTCTACCAAAGGTCATGACTAATAACTCCATTCCGTTTAGTTTTTCGTGAATACACGAATAGAAATGACAGTAGACATTATGTTAGCCCACCAAAGACGTCGATAAGTCTTCTTCCCCAAGCAGTCGATTCAATAAAATAAATGCGAAATTGCACATTAGTCGTAAATTCAGTGTGGTTGCTCTCACCACAAATATGAAATTAAAAGTTAGCGTATCTTGAAATGTTCTGTCAACAGGAACTTTTGGGTTAATTAACAAGTGAAAACAGTAAACTGCTGCATAATAATCCGCTCATAAAGTCGGGAGGCGTATTTCCGGATGCATTTTTTTTGTAACTCCTATAAGATCGTTTTTCTACATTAATTATTGCACAAGCTGCGTCTCTGTTAATCCTCCTTTATCTGAGATTACCTTAGGTTACAGTTCAGTTTCCCCAGGGCGATGCTGTTCGGAATGGTTGCTGTGTTGCTTCAAAAATCTATGCACGTCCCAGGATTTTCCTGCAGCAGCCCAATCGACAGCACTTTTTCCTTTGTTATCCGTTAGATTGAGGTCTGCCCCATGATGTATAAGCAGATTCACAACGCGTGCATGACCTCTGTAAGCAGCCTTCATAAGTGCAGTGTTTCCGAAGATATTCTTTTGATTTACGTCAGCTCCCGATTCCAGCAATATTCTGCTCAATTCAAATTCCGAGATGAAAGACGTTTTCATGAGCGCCGTGTTACCATATTTGTTCCCTGCATTCGGATCCGCCTTCCAGCGTAGCAGGAGTTTGCACATACCTACATTGCCCTTATTTGCTGCTTTCAAGAGCGGGGTGTCACCGACACTATTCTTTTGATTAACATTGGCGCCGCTCATAAGCAGAATCTTGGCAATAGACTTGTTTCCCAGATCGGCTGCAATCAGGAGCGCACAATTTGAATCAATGTTCGCGGAATTCAAACTGGCTCCTTTTTTTATGAGGAAATCCACCATGTCGATTTGTCCGGCGATAACGGCCCCAAGGAGGGCGGTATTGCCATGAGCATTTTCAGCATTGATATCAGCACCCATCTTCAGGAGCAATGCAGTGATCTTCAAATGTCCTTTGAAAGCAGCTCGCATCAAAGGAGTATTCCCGTATTTGCTGCGCGTATTTACATCCACTCCGGCCTTGAGTAGCAGTTCAACCGCATCCAATTTGCCTTTACTGGCAGCTTTGAGCAGCGCGATGCTCCTGGAATTCGCCTTTATCGTCAAGTCCCCCGATACGAATTCAAATAATCGAGTACTCTCGGCAGACGGTTCACGAAGCAAGTTCGTCACAACAGGAGCATCGATCTCCACGGTTCCTATTCGATATGAACCGCCGGTATCAGGAGAACCGGAGTTTCCGTTTTCCTTCTTGTTCAAGAGAAGTTTTACAATCTCTTGATGACCTCTTTCTAACGCTTTCGTAAGAGCCGTGATCCCTTCCCCATCACGAGCGTCAGGATCGGCACCTCGTTCAAGCAATAACTTGACTAATTCGGTTCGTCCTTCCCGAGCAGCAACCATCAGCGGAGTAGTTCCGTCGGCATCAGCCCCATTTACATCGATTCCTTTTTCCAGCATATTCTCGACGTCTTGAAGAGAGCCTTTGTTACAGTAAACGAGGAGGTCGTCGACACTGATGGATCGAATCGAAGTGAAAGGTTCATCGACTTGAGTCTCGTCGACAATCTCGGAAACAATTTCGAGGGATTCTATAATTACTTGATTATCGACTTGCTGATTTATGACTTCACAATTTGTGCATTCGTCCGCATGAGCAGGAATCGTCTTGCCGCATATGGGGCATTTGAAAACGTGGTCGTGCTCCTCGAAAGCACGGTGCATATCGCTATCCGAAAGGGTCGTTCGCTCGTACAACTCCAATTGGGTTATAACATCCGCTTCACAAAGCCTTCTCAATATATACTGGAGTGCATCGGAGCTGAGTCCGTATTTCTGCTCCAGTTCTAAATCAGTCATTCCCGAGCGGATATCGTCTACAATGCTTCGGGCGCTGATCTTGAGTTTTTGCATTGAAAATCTCCGGACCGATTCTCTAAAAATCGGCATCAGGTCAAACTGCTCGTCGTAACCTCGTACTATTCCCCTCCAGGGGTGAGAACTGCGTTCAATGCTTTCGATAATTCTTCAGCATTATAGGGCTTTTCCAGAACCCCTTTAAAACCGTAGAATGCGAATTCCGCCATAACGGGATCGTTAGAATATCCGCTTGAAACAATTGCCTTCACCTGCGGATCGATTCTCAATAACCTGCGAATTGTCTCTTTTCCTCCCATGCCCCCCGGAATTGTGAGATCCATGATGACCGCGGCGAATGGTTGTCCAGACCTCAGGGCATTCTCAAATATAGCAATTGCCTCCGTGCCGTCCTTTGCCGGCACGACTTCGTATCCTGCCACCATTAGGATCTGGATGGCCAAATCTCGAATGAGTTCCTCATCATCCATGATGAGGATTTTGCCTTTTGTATTCTTGACGGATTTTTCGTCTTCACTGTTAGTTTCAGAGACTCTGCCGGATACCGGCAAATAGAGATCGAACGTCGTGCCTGCTCCCACCTCGGATTTCACATTGATATAGCCGTCATGCTTCTTTATCACCGAGTAACAAGTGGCCAGGCCCAGACCGCTTCCTCTCTTTTTTGTAGTGAAATAGGGATCGAAAATCTTATCGATATGCTCCTCGGGAATACCCGTGCCTTCATCCACAATGGAGATTTTCACGTACTTCCCGGATTTCAGCGGTAATCCCTGCCCATCGCTTACTACGGTGTTCATGGCACGAACCTGCATGGTTCCGCCATCAGGCATCGCCTGAACGGCATTTATCACTATGTTGTTCACTACCTGATTTATCTGCCCCTCATCCACTTCGACGGACCAAACGTCCAGAGGCAGATAAAACTCGCAATCGACATTCGACCCCCTCAGTGCAAAACCGACTGATTCCTGTAAAAGCTCGGGCACACACGTAGGTTTTTTGATTGGAGCGCCCCCCCGGGAAAACGTCAGGAGCTGTCGCGTCAAATCTTGCGCCCGGACCGAAGCTTTCGCTGCATAATCGAGTCGTTTGTGTGAAGTGTGGTCCGGATCGATGAGCTTCTGCGCAAGAGTGATGTTTCCCAGTATACCGGTTAATAAATTGTTGAAATCGTGAGCAATACCTCCTGCTAATATACCGAGAGAGTCTATTTTCTGAGCCTTTATGATTTCTTCTTCATTTCGTTTCTTCTCGGAGATATCCTTCTTCAACCACCAGAAACCGTAGAGTAGGCCATTATTGATGTTCCCGATCAGGGTATTCTCGAAATAATGGATTCCTCCCATGAGCATGGTTTCTCTTGTTTCAAAAGATCGAACCGGGAATCCTGCGGCTATCCACTTCTGGTACAGCGATTTACTCTTGCCGCGGGAAGGAAAGATCATATCGAGTCGAACGCCCTTGAGTTCTTTGAAATCACGGCGCTGGTACATATGGGCAAATTCGTTATTTCCATCTACCACGCGTGAATTAAGAATGGATTTCAGTAGAACGTCCGTCGAAAGACCGCACGAAAGCGGCGAAGGAGTCGCCAATTCGACTATCCCAAGTGGAAATACATTCACGAGTTTCTTGTACTTCTGTACAGTGAGGAGTTCTTTTTGCGCGGTTAAGTTTTCTATCTGCACGAGAACGAGTTCTTCGTCATCATTACGGACAGTAAGCAGATGAATACGCGCCCAAATTCGCGTACGGTGAATTTGAAGCACTTTTTCTCGGATCTCTTGTTTTCGTTCGTTGAATACTTTTTCAAGAAGTAACTGAGCCTGGCGTGCATCCAGAGGATTTGAAAAGAGTGAGGAGAAAGTCAAATTCTTCGTATGCAAACGACCGTTGGTGAGTTTCGCAAAGGCTGGATTAGCGAATTTGATTGCATGAGATCTGGAGATAAGCAGCGTTGGAACGGACAGAGCACTGAGCAACTTGATGAACGCGGATTTCTCATGCTTCCATGCCGAATCCATTTCCTCGCATGCAGGGCACGGGAAGATCATCTTCAGGTCAATAGTATCTGTCGGGCTGTCGTCTTGTATCAATTCGAATACTTCCCCAGAGGTTCCCTCAAATGTTTCTTTGTCCATCGCCCCCCCATTCAGGCGATTTGCCTCTCAACCACTTCCCCTTTGATTTATCAATTAATGTGACCTTTGGGGATAGCGGTAATCTACAGTATACTTTACATTCATTAGGCACAACGGTCAATAAAAAAGAAAGTGAAAATCATGCCGGCCGCACAGTACGAATTCGATTAGTCAGTTTGCGTAAGCTGAGTTGGTCTCACAATTCCCTGGCGAACGATCGTTTGGGCCGGAAGTTGCGTGTCTCATTTCTTTTCTCCTTCAGAGGTAGTGCTCCGCAAATAGCTGGTGAGGTCTCCTTTGTTTCCGGAGAGCCCGAGTTTTCTCCTGATCTTGGCTCGATAAAGAAATACCGTGTGCGGAGAAATATTTAATATACATGCTATTTCCTTGGAGCTGAGCCCCGAACCGATCATTTCGCAGACTCGCAGCTCTCGAAACGTCAGGAGATTTCCATTGTCAATGGCAACATCTCTGGACATAGCAAGCTTTAAGTTATCGATGTTGTGGCGGAGTAACAGTGTGAGTTCTCGCACCTGATCCGGAAGATTCTCTATTTCCAGCCGGTTGATCAGGGGGCTGAGCTTTGACGAAATATCCTGCACTATTTTTTCCCGGATCTTAGCCTTCTGTTCCTGAACACCCGCTATAAGCATACTGAGTGCTTCTTCCACCTTCTGCAGGTTGCTTTTACATTTCTTCACTTCCTCTTTGGATTCCTGATGTTTCCGGGTTGATTCGCGGAGCAATTCTTCCAGTGAATTCACGCGCTCCCGAAGCCGATCGTTCGCTGAAATCAGTTTGTCTTGTGCCGCCTTGAATTCCGATAGATTGGTAACCGTATGGAGTACTGCCTCCGGATTGCCCGAACGATCGCTAATAAGAGAACTCAGTAAGAGAGCCGGAAATGTTTCCCCGCTCTTTGTAACGTGCAAGACCTCTCCCTCAAAGCTGCCGAATTGCAGCACCTGGCGCGTCGCACTTACAAGAGTGAACATGTCCTTGGGAGAATGAAAAAACGATTGATGCTTGCCGAGAATTTCATGTTCCCTGTAACCGTGCATGCGGAGAAAGGCCGAATTTATGTAAAGCACTCGACTGTTCAGGTCCGTGACGTACATTCCTTCACAACTTTGTTGGAATGCGTCAGAGAAAAAAGAGAGTCCCGGATATCCATCCGACACCCGCGGCGATTGCACGACCATGGTGAATCCCGTTTCTCCCGAAGCCAACAGCATGGGAATCAGCGTTATCATCATGGGAACCAGGCCGGTGCCGGTCTTCAACTTGGCTTTGAGATGAAGTGGACCGCGTTCGGAAATCGGCAGATCATCAATTGATAAGGAAGCTCCATCTTCGGAGTAAACAAAATCGTCGAATTGTCCACCAGACACATAATCGGAGAATTGTCCCAAAATACGATGGAAACCATCATTTGCAGCTATCACGGTTCCATGACGGGAAAAAATCACGATAGCGCCATGTTCGAGCACAGTTTCCATGGATGTTCTCTTACTCATTTCCGTGTCCCGGACAGGAGATGAAGAAACATTGCGAGTAAGCTCATTTTCAATCTGTTCCTACCCTGAACCGGCTCTTCGTATGCAATGTTCCCACATTGCTATCAAGCAATTTGGATTGCCGGCTCCGCATACTCTAATTGTA
The sequence above is a segment of the Desulfomonile tiedjei DSM 6799 genome. Coding sequences within it:
- a CDS encoding ankyrin repeat domain-containing protein encodes the protein MQKLKISARSIVDDIRSGMTDLELEQKYGLSSDALQYILRRLCEADVITQLELYERTTLSDSDMHRAFEEHDHVFKCPICGKTIPAHADECTNCEVINQQVDNQVIIESLEIVSEIVDETQVDEPFTSIRSISVDDLLVYCNKGSLQDVENMLEKGIDVNGADADGTTPLMVAAREGRTELVKLLLERGADPDARDGEGITALTKALERGHQEIVKLLLNKKENGNSGSPDTGGSYRIGTVEIDAPVVTNLLREPSAESTRLFEFVSGDLTIKANSRSIALLKAASKGKLDAVELLLKAGVDVNTRSKYGNTPLMRAAFKGHLKITALLLKMGADINAENAHGNTALLGAVIAGQIDMVDFLIKKGASLNSANIDSNCALLIAADLGNKSIAKILLMSGANVNQKNSVGDTPLLKAANKGNVGMCKLLLRWKADPNAGNKYGNTALMKTSFISEFELSRILLESGADVNQKNIFGNTALMKAAYRGHARVVNLLIHHGADLNLTDNKGKSAVDWAAAGKSWDVHRFLKQHSNHSEQHRPGETEL
- the pstB gene encoding phosphate ABC transporter ATP-binding protein PstB; amino-acid sequence: MMGRSDDSNGTVYHVRPGPQGSLLSIEDFSLWYGQAQALFDINMKVEKGLVTALIGPSGCGKSTLLRAINRMNDLIAGLSTGGNIYLDSLDIYGRDVDVIGLRKVMGMVFQKPNPFPMSIADNVSYPLRVDGIRDRRTLLETVEKALKGAALWDEVKDRLHENALGLSGGQQQRLCIARAIAGDPEVLLMDEPCSALDPVATSKIEDLIDELRGRYSIVIVTHNMQQAARVSDNTAFMYLGKLIEYGETSVIFTNPKVEKTMEYVTGRFG
- the pstA gene encoding phosphate ABC transporter permease PstA — encoded protein: MNIIKSATAFEDRNTSAVTEHAGPETRKVSIPTTTTKDGGSEDRIEPRVPKRSLIWDFKARGEPFLWGLGGALAIGMLMIVGFISLILYNGVPTFYPKPIEAVRLKDGTAVAGEITRWETFKPEPEFLAKLDEEAKAKIAASGGMMKRILFRTGNFDLYNEDFRWVLQQDIAEKSNPSDIFFVERVEWGPFIGTVESMNLNGNEIDKPNITRELLNEQQALAAGRRDRIRDIERNEIGSINTLLEKERLKLRKAELRFGKESPEYHRARDVYQREAQKLETQYRDLSKEAVVVKEKDAKFTITFADVSGKKVTMRLSQIVNLYPANILTTGEKLKVYFARWWEFLTQEPREANTEGGVMPAIFGTFCMTVLMALAVAPFGVIAALYLREYAKQGRLVSIVRISVNNLAGVPSIVYGVFGLGFFAYLVGGSLDNLFYPERLPSPTYGTGGLLWASLTLALLTVPVVIVATEEALAAVPQSMREGSLACGASKWQTIKWIVLPRAMPGIMTGLILAMARGAGEVAPLMLIGVVKMAPELPIDHFFPYIHLERSFMHLGFHIYDVGFQSRNSEAAKPMVFVTTLLLIALVFAMNAASIMIRNRLKRKFYAGHF
- a CDS encoding helix-turn-helix domain-containing protein produces the protein MTFGRKLQWDLNRALELLNQGKTCREIAEIMHLKREQVYDALRCRGFKIIPDRRGFRPRWDMDRAKSLADQGKAIYEIAQIMNLPQDLIRSGFKNRGWRPLNTRSGRHVTWDVGTAKQLRQQGLKWVEIDKKLGLSPGTVRHHFVRHKLHNPRPTPNMRWDLDRAINLWQKGFRWKEIGDLVGTHGNNVRRALARRGLLGANGSSHPG
- a CDS encoding ABC transporter permease subunit, with the protein product MNELADPKQRGPKKTRKWVLIADKVSDRVITVGGILVIGAVLGMMVFLVWEVLPLFKKGTIESQTFFKPSADPNPTLAAAIDDYDTIAVSIDNDGKLAVWHPTTGTPLQGRAFDFNGKKLSSFATTLDNVHFAFGFSDGTVRFGRIWFKNDIIANDDVPKDLKKLDEFSRTDGNAVFTKISAGQSRKVSLQTELEEEIKVSEDGKPISHLDYDLSTVGERPKKVVATLDADGNATVSISETKMNLFTQTTSVKTDKIVLPSLPQGTEITNVLTNERGDQAFFIDKKGKILRYNIQDSDKPFLAETVQIGKEITASTFLMGDTSLVIGGSDGSVSIYFVLQRDVSGSRDGMTLVKAREFSPHTSAVTRIAVSQRGKTFATCDARGEIWLRHGTSMKTILKVPPRTGDVLWEALTLAPRMNGLLAVASDGVAGFWQLDAAHPEVSLHTLFGKVWYEGYPEPSYTWQSSGATDAFEPKLSLVPLIFGTLKATLYSLLFAIPIALLGAIYTSEFLPSNVRGKVKPVMEIMASIPSVVLGFVAALVLAPIVENWIAAVLLSFLVLPMMLVLAAFLWQLAPTWIAVRLDGLPKFGVMFLVVGLGLYVTYLMGPVMENLFFDGSFKLWLNGSGSPVPILFVLCLPFTSVFISWSFSRFFGFRFSGYMRTLVEYKAALLDLFRWLGIAFLSAALAYTAALILTALGADPRPGLLGTYVQRNTLIIGFAMGFTVIPIIYTLAEDALNAVPDHLRSASFGCGATPWQTALWIILPTALSGVFSAIMIGMGRAVGETMIVVMAAGNTPLIDMNIFSGLRALSANIAVELPEAPKDGTLYRVLFLTALVLFAMTSVINTAAELVRLRFRKRAMSL